The bacterium genome has a window encoding:
- a CDS encoding retroviral-like aspartic protease family protein: protein MDTGATYTTVPAAVLQRLGVTPHAQETFVLADGRRIARALGRAWVRINGREESTVVVFGEDGTPVLLGAYTLEGLRLGADPVNRRLVPLPELYLL, encoded by the coding sequence GTGGACACAGGGGCCACCTATACGACCGTTCCGGCGGCCGTCCTCCAGCGGCTCGGCGTCACGCCCCACGCTCAGGAGACGTTTGTCCTCGCGGACGGCCGCCGTATTGCGCGCGCCCTTGGACGTGCGTGGGTACGGATCAACGGACGCGAGGAGTCGACCGTCGTCGTATTCGGCGAGGACGGCACTCCGGTGCTCCTGGGAGCCTACACTCTGGAAGGACTGCGGCTTGGCGCCGATCCGGTCAACCGCCGGCTCGTTCCTTTGCCTGAACTGTATCTGCTTTAG
- a CDS encoding ribosomal L7Ae/L30e/S12e/Gadd45 family protein produces MERLKAASQRAVGTNQTAKAISRGQARVVFVALDADRRVTEPLLRSAREHGVEVVEVPSMAALGRACGIAVGAAAAAILGPQ; encoded by the coding sequence GTGGAGCGTCTGAAAGCGGCGTCGCAACGTGCGGTCGGCACGAACCAGACGGCGAAGGCGATCAGCCGCGGTCAGGCGCGGGTGGTATTCGTCGCGCTGGATGCCGATCGCCGGGTGACGGAGCCCTTGCTCCGGTCGGCCCGGGAGCACGGTGTAGAAGTCGTCGAAGTGCCCTCCATGGCAGCGCTCGGCCGAGCGTGCGGGATCGCGGTCGGCGCTGCCGCCGCGGC